In Ischnura elegans chromosome 3, ioIscEleg1.1, whole genome shotgun sequence, the sequence aaacatttgaggtattaaataaccacgatacggttttattagttaattttttaattttcagtggaaaataccaaaataatagaatggtTACGTAGATGCACtgattaagtgcatagaaaaacggcttcgtcggttgtgcattggcataataattgacaaaaccatgctttgcatgatttttattcaatacggcgcttataaattgtttgaatagttagtcgttgtttgagtaaggaaatatagtgatgcaaaaaaaacatcgtctttcgtctggatttatgcttacgtttatcggatagaaactTCTTTCTTgccacaccactcctgttccagtataactgttcgcaataggtatattggctattatttgctccacctccggtaaagcgacaattcgctatagcgagtgtttattggtgccccgtggggtctcgttttatcgaggttgcactgtacgtcattagattgtatgatttacaaactgtaattacacaattttgcttttcaataaacaaaaattaattttttaaattttgcctgtagaaaatgCACGTTTTTTGGAGATTGTCCCACATAATTAGGTATGTATTTGCTGTTGACTAAAAAATTCTGTAGATTTGAGTTTGAATATGAATTACTAAATGGCAGAAATTTGTTCAGAGAAGTTACTTGCATtgttattttccttattttattggtatctaaatgattaataattatccttttttacattattttccttaTCATTGATTAATGCTTTCAATAGATCTTGAAGGATATTTGTCCTGATAGAAATGAGGTTGAGCGAATGAATCCCCTGGTATGTCAGAAAATCGTATACATTTATAAATCATCAATTTATTTCTTTCGATATTCTCAATCTCTCCACTAAAATGCATAAAGTAAGTAGTCTTATACAGTGGTGCAGCGAAGGGTTTTTTTGTAGTATAAAACctctcccagagctcagagataattttttataaaaccatttaaatgtgacaaattttgtaactaatatttggGGGATAGATGATTCACAaataaaacatcaaactattcacacagcggTTAACCACCaccacaccattttgaaccatttatctttaagtTATCTGGGGGAGGGACCCCTGGACCTCCCTTTAACCCTGGTGTGTATTCCATATGCCCCAgatcccccagtattagttgtgcctaaaacacccctagctttaattcctagcctGCATCCCTGGTCTGATATACCACTGTTGACATTGAGTCACCCTAGTCGATTTCAGTGGCATCTCTAAGCCACACCTTGCAGTCATCTGCACTACATCTAGGCCATATAGTGTCGCGACCCGGCCCCTGGGTAAGCCGGGACTGGAATCCGAACGAGATTTAACGTGGGCTCTTGTCCTTGgcgtcgggtatcaatgatagcacatgggttgcattttaataaaaagaaaaggaaatctACCTTTCAAAGTCTCTCTGGCACCGGAAACCCACGGAGATGCAGTAGGCAGGAGAAGGCTGGACGGCGTCGGACGGTGGCTGCGGACGGACTGGCAATAATGGCCTAGCTGCAGCTAGAGCGCTAGTGATTTCACAATTTCCCGGAGGGGGTAGGGAAGCTGAACTTGGAATTTCGTAAGTACGGAAAATGTCGCCCACCAGAAGGGCCAGAGAGCAAGGAACGAAGAGAGTTAAAGTAAAAGCAAGAGAGCCTGTGGTGGGTACTGACAAGCGAAGTAGGCGCAagataagagtttaaaaaaataaagacgtGCACAATCACGATTAGCCGTGAACAGAACTTCACCCCGGAGTATGTCCATTCTTTTAGATTTGcctttatatagtgtctctcgaatgatgtagagacgttcaaaaagcCAAGGTGGGGGGTGTTTTGCGGaaacatatcttttaaactaAGCCCCCCCTTCCAAAAGGTTAGAACTCGCAAGCGTTctattaaatgtgtttattttttatttgccagCCGTTCGGTCATCACCTTCCTTCTCGATTCTCCCGGATCTTCTATTTTATGACAAACAGGGCTGTTTGCGCACGGTCCTCCACCTCGAAAATAGCCATATCCTTCGTGAAATATTCTGTAAATGGCCTCCGAATTTTGGGCCATTACAATAGCTGACTTGGTCACACATCAATGCAGTTTCTGTGACATGTTTTTCAATTAAACGAGAAGATACCATAAAATACGTGCTTGATTTGTAATAACAGTTAATCATTATGCTTGTTTTGATAACAgttgtttttcattaatttacagtATGTTTgtatttacctttttttattgattttcagttGATGAACTTCTAGAAGAATTTAGAAAAATAGGACGAGACTCAGCTTATtgcccagattctgatgaagtggtcggaaaggaaaattttcctgcCAATGAAGGAAAgaacaatataaataattttaaggaagAGTATAATTTTAAAGAGGAGATTAAGTCCTCATACATGGAGTGGTTTTCTTTCATTCAAGATCTgtccaaaaaaaaaactacatctgATACTTTTACTCAACCTGTCAAGGGTGGGACTGATCTTTGCTCTTTCTGTCGTAAAAATGGTGAGGCTTATGCATTTTACACTAGTCATCGCTTAAGAGATGACCTTGATAGAGTTTGTTGCCCCATACTGTACAGGTATGTGTGCCCTATTTGTAAGGCTACTGGTGATAATGCACATACAATTAAGTATTGTCCTCTCAACAATGATAGGGGAAGCATTCCTTTAATTACTCGACTAAAGGGATTGAGGAACTCAATGGGTAAAAGACGTGGTAGAATCAATTAatgttttccttgattttttaaaaatatttgaagtgtttGTATGAGTTGATTaacttttttcttgcatttttttattgttttattgtatCTGTTGTGGAAGTTTCAGTGAGATCACAAGCCTCCGATtatgtttatttaaattcatattgggcttgtagaacaggtaaagaaattaattttcaattataaattatatctttGGAGAAGCAATAAtgacaaagttcaatttttatcaatttatgagTTATTTCTAGTGTTTTTATCATAACCATAACTGGAGTATAAACTTGCCATTTTTGATTTTCGCTATTGGAAttgattcattatttaaattcttAACCCAGCATCATCAATTGTTAAGAAATCAATTATTTCTAAAAGAAGTGGGAGAtgattttgatacattttttaatcCTTTGGAATGGAATGTTCTTtttaagattaaatattttaatccatAAAATATCTTATTCAATGTTGAAATTCTTAACTCAGCATCATTAATAGTTATGAAATCAATTATTCGATGAAGTGGAGATGATTTTGCTATGGTATTTTATCCTTAGGAATAGAATATCCTTTTtaagattaattattttaatctttaGTGTTATTTAGCTCTAATTTAATATGGATTTTTAAGGGCGGGTCATGCTCGAGCTTTTGTTGAATGTGAAAACAAGATGTAATTGATTTTGAAGATTATGTTATGTACtgatgaatgcatca encodes:
- the LOC124155025 gene encoding uncharacterized protein LOC124155025 produces the protein MAQGGKKSEIDELLEEFRKIGRDSAYCPDSDEVVGKENFPANEGKNNINNFKEEYNFKEEIKSSYMEWFSFIQDLSKKKTTSDTFTQPVKGGTDLCSFCRKNGEAYAFYTSHRLRDDLDRVCCPILYRYVCPICKATGDNAHTIKYCPLNNDRGSIPLITRLKGLRNSMGKRRGRIN